From a single Micromonospora carbonacea genomic region:
- a CDS encoding GDSL-type esterase/lipase family protein → MTPIRRALAALAATALVPLGATAAHADAGPPPGSMASLGDSITRGFNACGWYVDCASRSFSTGDNSSVNSHYLRIRAVNPAIAGNDHNDARTGAKSADMSGQAGTAVSQGVGYVTMLIGANDACTGSESSMTPVSTYRANIDAALGRIKAGLPNARVAIVSIPDIHRLWSVGKDSGSARTAWALFGICQSMLANPTSTAQADVDRRARVRQRVVDYNTQLAQACAAYGPNCDFDDNAVFGYPFTLSQLSTWDYFHPNAAGQQALATVTYTAGFHW, encoded by the coding sequence ATGACCCCCATCCGACGCGCCCTGGCCGCCCTCGCCGCCACCGCCCTCGTCCCCCTCGGCGCCACGGCCGCCCACGCCGACGCCGGCCCGCCGCCCGGCTCCATGGCCAGCCTCGGCGACTCCATCACCCGCGGCTTCAACGCCTGCGGCTGGTACGTCGACTGCGCCTCCCGCTCGTTCAGCACCGGCGACAACTCCTCGGTGAACAGCCACTACCTACGCATCCGCGCGGTCAACCCGGCCATCGCCGGCAACGACCACAACGACGCCAGGACCGGCGCGAAGTCCGCCGACATGTCCGGCCAGGCCGGCACGGCGGTCAGCCAGGGCGTCGGGTACGTGACGATGCTGATCGGCGCCAACGACGCCTGCACCGGCTCGGAGTCGAGCATGACGCCGGTGAGCACCTACCGCGCCAACATCGACGCCGCGCTCGGCCGGATCAAGGCGGGCCTGCCGAACGCCCGGGTGGCGATCGTCAGCATCCCGGACATCCACCGGCTCTGGTCCGTCGGCAAGGACAGCGGCAGCGCCCGTACGGCGTGGGCGCTGTTCGGCATCTGCCAGTCCATGCTGGCCAACCCGACCTCCACCGCCCAGGCCGACGTCGACCGCCGGGCCCGGGTGCGCCAGCGGGTCGTCGACTACAACACCCAGCTCGCCCAGGCGTGCGCCGCGTACGGCCCGAACTGCGACTTCGACGACAACGCGGTGTTCGGCTACCCGTTCACCCTGAGCCAGCTCTCCACCTGGGACTACTTCCACCCGAACGCCGCCGGCCAGCAGGCACTAGCCACCGTGACATACACCGCCGGCTTCCACTGGTAA
- a CDS encoding S1 family peptidase: protein MRPTRSSLLRAASVAAAGTLVATALIGAPAQAAPVASPDAAATLAERLGDRSAGTYADASGRMVVTVTDAAAARQVRASGAIAKLVKRGAAELDRATAELERSAKIPGTAWWTDPATNQVVVSVDSTVTGAKLERVKAAAARTGGAVRIEAEAGVLSTRISGGQAIYAAGGGRCSLGFNVRSSSGVTYFLTAGHCTNIASTWYSNSAQTSTLGTRAGTSFPGNDYGIVRHSNSANATGNVSLYNGSYRDVTGAANAYVGQSVQRSGSTTGVHSGTVGALNATVNYAEGSVSGLIRTNVCAEPGDSGGSLFSGSSAIGLTSGGSGNCTRGGTTYFQPVTEPLSVYGVSII, encoded by the coding sequence ATGCGACCCACGAGGTCATCGCTCCTCCGCGCCGCTTCCGTCGCCGCAGCCGGCACCCTGGTCGCCACCGCGTTGATCGGCGCACCCGCCCAGGCCGCCCCCGTCGCCTCGCCCGACGCCGCCGCCACCCTGGCCGAGCGGCTCGGTGACCGCTCCGCCGGCACCTACGCCGACGCCAGCGGCAGGATGGTCGTCACCGTGACCGACGCGGCCGCCGCCCGTCAGGTCCGCGCCTCCGGCGCCATCGCGAAGCTCGTCAAGCGGGGCGCCGCGGAGCTCGACCGGGCCACCGCCGAGCTGGAGCGCTCCGCGAAGATCCCCGGCACCGCGTGGTGGACCGACCCGGCCACCAACCAGGTCGTCGTCTCCGTCGACAGCACCGTCACCGGCGCCAAGCTGGAGCGCGTCAAGGCCGCCGCCGCCCGGACCGGCGGCGCCGTGCGCATCGAGGCCGAGGCCGGCGTGCTGAGCACCCGCATCTCCGGCGGCCAGGCGATCTACGCCGCCGGCGGCGGCCGCTGCTCGCTGGGCTTCAACGTGCGCAGCAGCTCCGGCGTCACCTACTTCCTGACCGCCGGGCACTGCACCAACATCGCCTCGACCTGGTACTCGAACTCGGCGCAGACCAGCACCCTGGGCACCCGCGCCGGCACCAGCTTCCCGGGCAACGACTACGGCATCGTCCGGCACAGCAACTCCGCCAACGCGACCGGCAACGTCTCCCTCTACAACGGCAGCTACCGGGACGTCACCGGCGCGGCCAACGCGTACGTCGGCCAGAGCGTGCAGCGCTCCGGCAGCACCACCGGCGTGCACAGCGGCACGGTCGGGGCGCTCAACGCCACGGTGAACTACGCCGAGGGCTCCGTCTCCGGCCTGATCCGCACCAACGTCTGCGCCGAGCCCGGCGACAGCGGCGGCTCGCTGTTCAGCGGCAGCAGCGCCATCGGCCTCACCTCCGGCGGCAGCGGCAACTGCACCCGCGGCGGCACCACCTACTTCCAGCCCGTCACCGAGCCGCTGAGCGTCTACGGCGTCAGCATCATCTGA
- a CDS encoding MFS transporter: MSATPTPAPPASAWAPLRLAAFRSLWLAVLASNVGTWMQTVGAQWLLVDQPNAPTLVALVQTASMLPVLLLALPAGALADTLDRRRLLIGVQSFLAAVGVLLTALTAADRMPPALLLTLTFALGVGQALTLPAWQAVIPELVPREQLVSASALGSISVNLARSVGPAVAGVLVAQAGVAVVFAVNTASFAIFAGALLRWRPDRPDGAAMPERFTAALRAGGRYVRHSPVVRRILLRAALFVVPGSALWALLPLVASHRLGLGPGGYGVLLAALGVGAVAGALVLPRVRRALTASQLLLVAGLVYAGVLLVLALVPVPALVTVALVPAGLAWMTVLSTVNAAMQLFLPGWVRARGLSVYQMVFAGGQALGALAWGALGEFAGLVAALAVAGAAMAVAALTVLLWPLRETRGVNRDPAVYWPEPHLTLDAHPRTGPVLVTVTYTVPPERQDAFVEAMRAVGRSRRRTGAMRWGLFRAGERAHGFVEVYQVPSWEEHLRQHGGRLTGADRAAEERARALTEGEVHVSHLLPADEP; encoded by the coding sequence GTGAGCGCCACACCGACCCCCGCCCCGCCCGCGTCGGCCTGGGCCCCGCTGCGCCTCGCCGCGTTCCGCAGCCTCTGGCTGGCCGTGCTGGCCAGCAACGTCGGCACCTGGATGCAGACCGTCGGCGCCCAGTGGCTGCTGGTCGACCAACCCAACGCGCCGACGCTGGTCGCCCTCGTGCAGACCGCGAGCATGCTGCCCGTGCTGCTGCTGGCCCTGCCGGCCGGCGCGCTCGCCGACACCCTCGACCGACGCCGGCTGCTCATCGGCGTGCAGAGCTTCCTCGCCGCCGTCGGGGTGCTGCTGACCGCGCTCACCGCCGCCGACCGGATGCCGCCCGCCCTGCTGCTCACCCTCACCTTCGCCCTCGGCGTGGGCCAGGCGCTCACCCTGCCCGCCTGGCAGGCGGTGATCCCGGAGCTGGTGCCCCGGGAGCAGCTCGTCAGCGCCTCGGCGCTCGGCTCCATCAGCGTCAACCTGGCCCGCTCGGTCGGCCCGGCGGTGGCCGGCGTGCTGGTCGCCCAGGCCGGGGTGGCCGTGGTCTTCGCGGTGAACACCGCGTCCTTCGCGATCTTCGCCGGCGCGCTGCTGCGCTGGCGGCCGGACCGCCCCGACGGCGCGGCCATGCCGGAACGGTTCACCGCCGCCCTGCGCGCCGGCGGCCGGTACGTGCGCCACTCGCCGGTCGTCCGCCGCATCCTGCTGCGGGCCGCGCTGTTCGTGGTGCCCGGCAGCGCGCTGTGGGCGCTGCTGCCGCTGGTGGCCAGCCACCGCCTCGGCCTGGGCCCCGGCGGGTACGGCGTGCTGCTGGCCGCGCTCGGCGTCGGCGCGGTCGCCGGTGCGCTCGTGCTGCCCCGGGTACGCCGGGCGCTCACCGCCAGCCAGCTCCTCCTCGTCGCCGGGCTCGTCTACGCCGGGGTGCTGCTGGTGCTCGCCCTCGTGCCCGTGCCGGCCCTGGTGACGGTGGCCCTGGTGCCCGCCGGGCTGGCCTGGATGACGGTGCTGTCCACCGTGAACGCCGCGATGCAGCTCTTCCTCCCCGGCTGGGTACGCGCCCGGGGGCTCTCGGTCTACCAGATGGTCTTCGCAGGCGGGCAGGCGCTCGGCGCCCTCGCCTGGGGCGCGCTCGGCGAGTTCGCCGGCCTGGTCGCCGCGCTCGCCGTGGCCGGGGCGGCCATGGCCGTCGCCGCGCTCACCGTGCTGCTGTGGCCGCTGCGCGAGACCCGGGGGGTCAACCGGGACCCGGCCGTCTACTGGCCCGAGCCGCACCTGACCCTGGACGCGCACCCGCGCACCGGGCCGGTGCTGGTGACCGTCACCTACACCGTGCCGCCCGAGCGGCAGGACGCCTTCGTCGAGGCGATGCGGGCGGTGGGCCGGTCGCGGCGGCGCACCGGGGCGATGCGCTGGGGACTGTTCCGGGCGGGGGAGCGGGCGCACGGCTTCGTCGAGGTCTACCAGGTGCCGTCCTGGGAGGAACACCTGCGCCAGCACGGCGGGCGGCTGACCGGCGCCGACCGGGCGGCGGAGGAGCGGGCGAGGGCGCTGACCGAGGGCGAGGTCCACGTCAGCCACCTCCTCCCCGCCGACGAGCCGTAG
- a CDS encoding DUF998 domain-containing protein, whose translation MRVVPPWALLSAGAAPVFLVGGWLLGAARQPGGFDQVSGTISALAAVGATDRWIMTLGLVGLGLCHCVTAAGLRPLAAGGRALLALGGVATLAVAAFPLPADGGSTPHALAAAVAFGTLALWPALAPAGPPPSRVRGGIGGAGPRPGHPGGDALRPALGDAGRRARSTPDGYAGGGRAAWAALAAGLLTPVAWFVIELATGGDRIGLAERVAAGAEALCPLLVAGWLSRR comes from the coding sequence GTGCGTGTCGTACCCCCGTGGGCCCTGCTCTCCGCCGGCGCGGCGCCGGTCTTCCTGGTCGGCGGCTGGCTGCTCGGCGCGGCCCGGCAGCCCGGCGGGTTCGACCAGGTCTCCGGGACGATCAGCGCGCTCGCGGCCGTCGGCGCGACCGACCGGTGGATCATGACGCTCGGCCTCGTCGGGCTCGGCCTGTGCCACTGCGTGACCGCCGCCGGGCTGCGCCCGCTGGCGGCCGGCGGGCGGGCGCTGCTCGCCCTGGGCGGCGTCGCCACGCTCGCGGTGGCGGCGTTCCCGCTGCCGGCCGACGGCGGCTCGACGCCGCACGCGCTGGCCGCCGCCGTCGCGTTCGGCACGCTGGCCCTCTGGCCGGCGCTCGCCCCCGCCGGCCCGCCGCCGAGCAGGGTGCGCGGCGGCATCGGCGGTGCCGGGCCACGGCCCGGCCACCCCGGCGGCGACGCGCTGCGGCCGGCCCTCGGCGACGCGGGCCGCCGGGCCCGGTCCACCCCCGACGGGTACGCCGGCGGCGGGCGGGCCGCCTGGGCGGCGCTGGCGGCGGGGCTGCTGACGCCGGTGGCCTGGTTCGTGATCGAGCTGGCCACCGGGGGTGACCGGATCGGCCTGGCCGAGCGGGTGGCCGCCGGGGCGGAGGCGCTCTGCCCGCTGCTGGTCGCCGGGTGGCTGAGCCGGCGCTGA